From Pempheris klunzingeri isolate RE-2024b chromosome 18, fPemKlu1.hap1, whole genome shotgun sequence, a single genomic window includes:
- the LOC139217654 gene encoding rho-associated protein kinase 2-like, whose translation MLGAESRLESRLKRLESLMRNPESALYLETLLDAMNALAHDLNYPALRKNKNIEAFLNRYEKTVTQLRELQVKLEDFEKVKLIGRGAYGEVQLVRHKASQKVYAMKQLNKFEMIKRSDSAFFWEERHIMAFSNSAWVVQLCCAFQDDRHLYMVMEFMPGGDLVTLTMNYDIPEKWARFYTAEVVLALNAIHSMGFIHRDVKPDNMLLDQNGHLKLADFGTCMKMDSTGMVHCDTAVGTPDYISPEVLQSQGGDGYYGRECDWWSVGVFIYELLVGETPFYAESLVGTYGKIMNHKNTLIFPDDVEMSQDAKDLICAFLADRKVRLGRTGVDEIKCHPFFKNENWTFDNIRETVAPVVPELNGDIDTSNFDDIEDDKRDAETFPPPRAFVGNQLPFVGFTYFKEDQLLKGSNNSSVEDSEDIKENCEDKEYCSDSEKELQKKLHQLEGHLDHEMQAKDELEHKCKNATNRLDKLVKELDKEMSSRQKVEASLRQLERERALLQHQSAENLRKVEIEADRKRSLENELNNLRDQLEDLRKRNQNSQISNEKNIQLQRQLEEANAVLQAEQEAAARLKKSQAEAQKQAQSLEVSLREMQEKCSQLENSKMELEKQLMGLQAELEEERRDRNLGTETISDLQGRISGLDEEVKEMKSSLSKVQTEKKQLQEKLSDLEKEKSNQEIDLTFKLKSLQQSLEQEEAEHKATKAKLADKSEIYQSIEEAKSEALKEMECTLKEEHSLKLQVEGQLLQLEKDHSMLDCDYKQAQHKLEELQSQKEKLNEEVKNLKLRLEQEIHKRSLSQSDLKMQNQQVSVLRSSEKQLKQELNHLLDMKQVLERQNQELRREKQEASGQLKELKDQLEAEQYFTTLYKTQIRELKDECDEKNKLCKEAQQRLAEYQEERDSLTAQLEVSLTKADSEQLARSIAEEQYSDLEKEKIMKELEIKDMMARHKQELSDKEATISSLEESNRTLTVDVANLANEKEELNNHLKEFQQQHQKAKEQEKQMNSVKVSFERQLQNERTLKIQAINKLAEVMNRRETVRGGHRSTGTEVHRKEKENRKLQLELRTEKEKLNSTIIKYQREMTEMQALIAEENQVRLELQMALDSKDSDIEQLRCQLTSLSVHSLDSTSISSGNDLDVGEGYPVRITHSHTSESMSFTYQRTHKSVCIDTRPNLHSARTLFDSDSDSEDEEEGDRRVEQGHRPLALTYEQPPEAEPADSRLEGWISLPTKNTKRFGWDKKYVVVSSKKILFYNSDVDREQANPFMTLDIDKLFHVRPVTHTDVYRADAKEIPRIFQILYANEGEIKRDQEVVVEPTAYGDRSSYISHKGHEFILTLYHFPSSCEACTRPLWHVFKPPPALECRRCHTKCHKDHLDKKEEVIVPCKVNYDMSTAKELLLLTNSQQEQQRWVSHLLKRIPRKHPPLSSSSAAPSSPPEATSRSSPRDSPRPSPRGSPHMSTHRGAIKIQPSRQQQASGKPRLLEFGLKDWTWSLDGVDNDDDDDDDDDIFF comes from the exons ATGCTGGGAGCGGAGAGCAGGCTGGAAAGCCGGCTGAAGAGGCTGGAGTCCCTGATGAGGAACCCCGAGTCGGCTCTATACTTGGAAACACTGCTG GACGCCATGAACGCCTTGGCTCATGATTTGAACTATCCTGCCCTgcggaaaaacaaaaacatagaGGCCTTTCTGAACCGAT ATGAAAAGACAGTGACTCAGCTGCGAGAGCTGCAGGTGAAGCTTGAAGACTTCGAGAAAGTGAAGCTGATCGGGAGAGGAGCCTACGGAGAAGTGCAGCTG GTCCGTCACAAGGCCTCTCAGAAGGTTTACGCCATGAAGCAGCTCAACAAGTTTGAGATGATCAAGCGGTCAGACTCTGCTTTCTTCTGGGAGGAGAGACACATCATGGCCTTTTCCAACAGTGCCTGGGTCGTCCAG CTGTGCTGCGCTTTCCAAGACGACCGCCACCTCTACATGGTGATGGAGTTCATGCCCGGAGGCGACCTGGTCACGCTCACCATGAACTACGACATACCTGAGAAGTGGGCTCGCTTCTACACAGCTGAGGTGGTGCTGGCGCTGAACGCCATCCACTCCATGGGCTTCATCCATCGGGACGTTAAACCTGACAACATGCTGCTCGATCAGAACGGACACCTCAAACTGGCAGATTTCGGCACGTGCATGAAGATGGACTCG ACAGGCATGGTGCACTGTGACACAGCTGTAGGCACACCAGACTACATCTCCCCTGAGGTGCTCCAGTCTCAGGGTGGTGATGGTTACTACGGCCGGGAGTGTGACTGGTGGTCTGTAGGAGTCTTTATCTATGAGTTGCTGGTCG GTGAAACTCCCTTCTATGCCGAGTCCCTGGTTGGAACATATGGGAAGATCATGAACCACAAGAACACACTCATCTTCCCAGATGATGTAGAGATGTCTCAGGATGCCAAAGACCTCATCTGTGCCTTTCTAGCTGACAG GAAAGTTCGTCTGGGCCGCACCGGAGTGGATGAGATCAAATGCCACCCTTTCTTCAAGAACGAAAATTGGACCTTTGACAACATCCGAGAGA CTGTGGCTCCAGTTGTGCCAGAGCTGAATGGTGACATAGACACCAGTAACTTTGACGACATAGAGGATGATAAAAGAGATGCTGAGACCTTCCCTCCACCCAGAGCCTTTGTGGGCAACCAGCTACCATTTGTCGGTTTCACTTACTTCAAGGAGGACCA GCTGCTGAAGGGAAGCAACAACAGCTCTGTGGAGGATTCAGAGGACATTAAGGAAAACTGTGAGGACAAGGAGTATTGTtcagacagtgagaaagag ctgcagaaaaagCTTCATCAGCTGGAGGGGCACCTCGACCATGAGATGCAGGCCAAAGATGAGCTGGAGCACAAGTGCAA AAATGCCACCAACCGTTTAGACAAGCTGGTCAAGGAATTGGACAAGGAG ATGAGTAGCAGGCAGAAAGTGGAGGCATCGCTGaggcagctggagagagagcgagctctgctgcagcaccagAGCGCCGAGAACCTGCGCAAGGTGGAGATTGAAGCTGACAGGAAACGCAGCCTGGAGAACGAAT TGAACAACCTGAGGGACCAGCTAGAGGATCTTAGGAAGAGGAACCAGAATTCCCAGATCTCCAATGAGAAGAACATCCAGCTGCAGAGACAA CTCGAAGAGGCCAACGCCGTGCTTCAGGCCGAGCAGGAGGCGGCAGCGCGGCTGAAGAAGAGTCAGGCAGAGGCGCAGAAACAGGCCCAGAGCCTGGAGGTCAGCCTCAGGGAGATGCAGGAAAAGTGCAGCCAGCTGGAAAACAGCaagatggagctggagaagcAGCTGATGGGGCTGCAGgccgagctggaggaggagagaagagatcGCAACCTCGGGACAGAAACTATTTCTGACCTACAGG GACGTATCTCTGGCCTGGATGAAGAGGTGAAAGAAATGAAGTCCTCTCTCTCCAAGGTCCAGACTGaaaagaagcagctgcaggagaagcTCAGTGATCTCGAGAAG GAGAAGAGCAACCAAGAGATCGACTTGACGTTCAAGCTGAAGTCTCTCCAGCAGAgtctggagcaggaggaggcagaaCACAAGGCCACCAAAGCCAAACTGGCAGATAAAAGCGAGATCTACCAGTCCATCGAGGAGGCAAAGTCTGAGGCGCTAAAAG AGATGGAGTGCACCCTGAAGGAGGAGCACAGCTTGAAGCTGCAGGTGGAGGGACAGCTTCTGCAGCTGGAGAAGGACCACTCCATGCTGGACTGTGACTACAAGCAGGCGCAGCACAAACTGGAAGAGCTGCAGTCACAAAAGGAGAAGCTTAATGAAGAG gtgaAGAACCTGAAACTGCGTCTGGAGCAGGAGATTCACAAGCGGAGTCTGAGCCAGAGCGATCTGAAGATGCAGAACCAGCAGGTGTCGGTGCTCCGCTCTTCAGAGAAACAGCTCAAACAGGAGCTCAACCACCTGCTGGACATGAAGCAGGTCCTGGAGAGACAGAACCAGGAGCTACgcag GGAGAAGCAGGAGGCGAGTGGCCAGCTGAAGGAACTGAAGGACCAACTGGAGGCAGAGCAGTATTTCACA ACTCTTTACAAGACGCAGATCCGCGAGCTGAAGGACGAGTGTGATGAGAAGAATAAGCTGTGCAAAGAGGCGCAGCAAAGACTGGCAGAATATCAGGAGGAGAG GGATTCTTTAACAGCCCAGCTGGAAGTCAGCCTGACCAAGGCGGACTCTGAGCAGCTGGCTCGCTCCATCGCTGAGGAGCAGTACTCCGacctggagaaggagaagatcATGAAAGAGCTGGAGATCAAAGACATGATGGCGAGACACAAACAGGAGCTCAGCGACAAGGAGGCCACCATCAGCTCG ctggaggagTCCAATCGCACTCTGACGGTGGATGTGGCCAACCTGGCCAATGAGAAAGAGGAGCTCAACAACCACCTGAAAGAATTTCAGCAAC AGCACCAGAAAGCAaaggagcaggagaagcagaTGAACTCGGTCAAAGTGTCTTTTGAAAGGCAGCTGCAGAATGAAAGGACGCTAAAAattcag GCCATCAACaagctggctgaggtgatgaACAGGAGGGAGACGGTGCGGGGAGGCCACCGCAGCACCGGCACCGAGGTGcacaggaaggagaaggagaacaggaagctgcagctggagctgagaacagagaaggagaaactCAACAGCACCATCATCAAATACCAGAGAGAGATGACGGAGATGCAGGCG CTGATAGCAGAGGAGAACCAGGTGCGCCTGGAGCTTCAGATGGCGTTGGACAGCAAAGACAGCGACATCGAGCAGCTTCGTTGCCAGCTCACCTCCCTCAGCGTTCACTCTCTGGACTccaccagcatcagcagcgGCAACGACCTGGACGTGGGTGAAGGATACCCAG TGCGCATTACTCACTCCCACACCTCAGAATCAATGTCCTTCACCTACCAGCGCACGCACAAATCTGTCTGCATCGACACCCGGCCCAACCTTCACTCGGCTCGCACTCTCtttgactctgactctgactctgaggatgaagaagaaggtgaCAGGAGGGTGGAGCAGGGCCACCGTCCCCTGGCCCTCACCTACGAACAGCCCCCAGAGGCTGAACCTGCAG ACTCCAGGCTGGAGGGCTGGATTTCTCTTCCTACCAAGAACACAAAGCGGTTTGGCTGGGACAAAAAG TACGTAGTCGTCAGCAGTAAGAAGATCCTGTTCTACAACAGCGACGTGGACCGAGAGCAGGCCAACCCCTTCATGACCCTGGATATCGA TAAGCTGTTTCACGTCCGACCTGTCACTCACACTGACGTGTATCGAGCAGATGCCAAAGAAATTCCACGGATATTTCAG atCCTGTATGCCAACGAAGGCGAGATTAAACGCGACCAGGAGGTTGTAGTGGAGCCCACGGCGTACGGTGATCGTTCCTCCTACATCAGCCACAAGGGCCACGAGTTCATCCTCACTCTCTACCACTTCCCCTCCAGCTGTGAGGCCTGCACTCGGCCGCTGTGGCACGTTTTCAAGCCCCCGCCGGCCCTCGAGTGCCGCCGCTGCCACACCAAGTGCCACAAAGACCATCTGGACAAAAAGGAGGAAGTTATTGTGCCCTGCAAGG TGAACTATGACATGTCCACTGCCAAAGAGCTGCTTCTGCTGACCAACtctcagcaggagcagcagcgctGGGTCAGCCACCTCCTCAAACGCATCCCGAGGAAACACCCACCATTGAgttcttcctctgcagcaccAAGCAGCCCTCCTGAGGCAACGTCACGCTCCTCTCCACGAGACTCCCCGCGACCCTCACCCAGAGGTTCGCCTCATATGTCGACCCACCGCGGAGCCATCAAGATCCAgcccagcagacagcagcaggcatCGGGGAAGCCCAG